One Setaria italica strain Yugu1 chromosome I, Setaria_italica_v2.0, whole genome shotgun sequence DNA window includes the following coding sequences:
- the LOC101757211 gene encoding cortical cell-delineating protein, which yields MAPSKLALFLALSVLAFAAAVHGCTPYCPTPPVVPTPPVVPTPSGGGSCPINALKLQVCANVLNLLKLNIPGLGNDQCCPLLQGLVDLDAAVCLCTAIKANILGINLNVPIDLRLLLNHCGKVCPADFTCPL from the coding sequence ATGGCGCCATCCAAGCTTGCCCTCTTTCTCGCCCTGTCCGTCCTCGCCTTCGCGGCGGCCGTTCACGGCTGCACGCCGTACTGCCCTACCCCGCCGGTGGTCCCCACCCCGCCGGTCGTGCCGACGCCGTCCGGCGGTGGATCCTGCCCGATCAACGCGCTCAAGCTGCAGGTGTGCGCGAACGTGCTGAACCTACTGAAGCTCAACATCCCCGGCCTGGGGAACGACCAGTGCTGCCCGCTGCTGCAGGGGCTcgtcgacctcgacgccgccgtctgCCTCTGCACCGCCATCAAGGCCAACATCCTCGGCATCAACCTCAACGTGCCCATCGACCTGCGCCTCCTCCTCAACCACTGTGGCAAGGTCTGCCCCGCAGACTTCACCTGCCCCCTCTAA